The Afipia massiliensis genome has a segment encoding these proteins:
- a CDS encoding polysaccharide deacetylase family protein, which translates to MALSDRIPYQALIDRPKLVLPGGKKLAVWIILNVEEWRIENAMPRTVLSPPMGQPLLPDVPNWAWHEYGMRAGFWRQFKALTDRNIPTTLAINGNVCTSYPRVASAAREAGFEFMGHGFLQGPMHKLDNQGDAIKRAVDTIAKFTGKAPRSWESPGLTETNETLDLLRLNGIEYVADWVIDDLPQDIETPHGTITTIPYTVETNDIVVHALHHMASDQFLRRSIDQFDRLYLEGEENARVMAISIHPYITGVPHRIKYLEQLLDYVIGHDGVALMTASEIGDWYRGQMTKS; encoded by the coding sequence TTGGCTCTCTCCGATCGCATTCCCTATCAGGCCCTCATCGATCGACCCAAACTGGTACTTCCAGGCGGCAAAAAACTCGCCGTCTGGATCATTCTCAATGTCGAGGAATGGCGCATCGAGAATGCGATGCCGCGCACAGTTCTCAGCCCGCCGATGGGGCAGCCGCTGCTTCCCGACGTGCCGAACTGGGCCTGGCATGAATACGGAATGCGGGCGGGCTTCTGGCGTCAGTTCAAAGCCCTGACCGACAGAAACATTCCAACAACGCTCGCCATCAACGGAAACGTCTGCACGTCGTATCCGCGCGTGGCATCGGCGGCGCGCGAGGCCGGATTTGAATTCATGGGGCATGGCTTCCTGCAAGGGCCGATGCACAAGCTCGACAATCAGGGCGATGCAATCAAACGCGCGGTCGATACGATTGCAAAATTCACGGGCAAGGCGCCCCGCTCATGGGAGAGCCCCGGTCTCACTGAAACCAATGAAACTCTCGATCTTCTCCGCCTGAACGGGATCGAGTATGTCGCAGACTGGGTGATTGACGATCTTCCGCAGGATATCGAAACGCCTCACGGGACCATCACGACGATCCCCTACACTGTAGAAACCAACGACATCGTCGTTCACGCACTGCATCACATGGCGTCGGACCAGTTCCTGCGTCGGAGCATCGACCAGTTCGATCGGCTCTATCTCGAGGGCGAGGAAAACGCCCGTGTGATGGCGATCTCGATCCACCCCTACATCACCGGCGTTCCGCACCGGATCAAATATCTGGAACAACTGCTCGATTACGTTATCGGCCACGACGGCGTGGCGCTGATGACAGCGAGCGAGATCGGCGACTGGTATCGCGGCCAGATGACCAAGAGCTAA
- a CDS encoding branched-chain amino acid ABC transporter permease, whose translation MTEFLQHMINMLILGSTYALLGIGLTLIFGIMRVVNFAHGELYAFGAYFVYFVAVMLGFNFFLALLFAIVAGCLLGALIEFVLLRPMRGADIDTTMLIMIGAMIVMQNLEQYVWGGVAKSVSTPFPETPLTIGPFSVSWLRLFVFFAALALIGVSYFLINRTKLGKAMRATFQDTDTASLMGVNIQAIYMATFAIGSALAAAAGALLGPVYVISPQMGNIASLKAFAIVILGGLGSIGGATIGGFILAFAEEMGAGYISSGYRDAMGFLIIIAVLLFKPTGLFARSERIG comes from the coding sequence ATGACTGAATTTCTGCAACATATGATCAACATGCTGATCCTCGGCAGCACTTATGCACTGCTCGGGATCGGCCTGACCCTGATCTTTGGTATCATGCGCGTGGTGAACTTCGCGCACGGCGAGCTTTACGCATTCGGCGCGTACTTCGTCTATTTCGTCGCCGTGATGCTTGGGTTCAATTTCTTTCTCGCGCTACTCTTTGCAATTGTAGCCGGATGTCTTCTCGGCGCACTGATTGAGTTTGTCCTTTTGCGCCCCATGCGCGGCGCCGATATCGACACGACCATGCTCATCATGATCGGCGCAATGATTGTGATGCAGAATCTGGAGCAGTACGTCTGGGGAGGCGTCGCGAAGTCGGTTTCCACGCCGTTCCCGGAGACGCCGTTGACGATCGGTCCATTCTCGGTCTCGTGGCTGCGGCTTTTCGTATTCTTCGCGGCGCTGGCGTTGATCGGGGTTTCGTATTTCCTGATCAACCGCACCAAGCTTGGCAAGGCGATGCGCGCGACATTCCAGGATACCGACACTGCATCACTGATGGGTGTCAACATTCAAGCGATCTACATGGCGACGTTCGCCATTGGCTCGGCGCTGGCCGCCGCGGCAGGTGCGCTGCTCGGACCGGTTTATGTGATCTCGCCGCAGATGGGCAACATCGCGTCGCTCAAGGCGTTTGCGATCGTGATCCTCGGCGGTCTTGGCAGCATCGGCGGCGCCACCATCGGGGGCTTCATCCTGGCATTCGCCGAGGAAATGGGCGCGGGGTACATCTCGTCGGGTTACCGCGACGCCATGGGCTTTCTGATTATCATCGCGGTCTTGCTATTCAAACCGACCGGCCTCTTTGCGCGATCGGAGCGAATTGGATGA
- a CDS encoding TetR/AcrR family transcriptional regulator, whose product MAKKSSPPVTRVKQKRLSPEDRRQEFVRKATEFFSEEGFNGGTRELARRLGVTQPLLYRYFPSKEELIKEVYRKVYLEPLDTGWEKLLTNRSRPIRERLVQFYEAYTNVIFTRKWLRIYLFSGLKGLDINRWYVGVVRDKILTRIIKECRFEAGLPTQAKPTATEIEMAWVFHGGIFYYGVRRYIYEMPALQEKEEMIANAIDGYLAGFARMSGQEAKRPAVKSNRLNAAALR is encoded by the coding sequence ATGGCAAAGAAGTCGTCCCCACCGGTTACCCGCGTCAAGCAGAAGCGCCTGTCTCCTGAGGATCGGCGTCAGGAGTTCGTCCGCAAGGCAACAGAGTTTTTTTCCGAAGAGGGATTCAACGGCGGCACCCGCGAGCTGGCGCGCCGATTGGGCGTGACCCAACCGCTGCTCTATCGCTATTTCCCGAGCAAGGAAGAGCTAATCAAGGAGGTCTACCGCAAGGTGTACCTCGAACCGCTCGATACCGGCTGGGAGAAACTTCTCACCAATCGGTCGCGTCCGATCCGTGAGCGTCTCGTGCAGTTCTATGAGGCCTACACCAACGTGATCTTTACGCGAAAATGGCTGAGGATCTATCTGTTCTCAGGTCTCAAAGGTCTCGATATCAACCGCTGGTACGTGGGCGTGGTGCGCGACAAGATCCTGACCCGCATCATCAAGGAATGCAGATTTGAAGCCGGCTTGCCGACGCAGGCCAAGCCGACGGCGACCGAGATCGAAATGGCGTGGGTTTTCCACGGCGGTATTTTCTATTACGGCGTCCGAAGATACATCTATGAGATGCCTGCTCTTCAGGAAAAGGAAGAGATGATCGCCAACGCGATCGACGGCTACCTCGCAGGATTTGCGCGGATGTCGGGCCAAGAGGCCAAGCGGCCTGCCGTGAAATCAAACCGGCTCAATGCTGCCGCTCTTCGCTGA
- a CDS encoding flavin reductase family protein — protein MVAVSQNPTEFGNELSSDSSSIDPRDFRNALGSFATGVTVITAATSDGQQAGLTCNSFASVSLNPPLVLWSLVSYSPSMSIFQNASHFAVNVLGASQQTLATQFATRAEDKFAGVSWQPGLGNAPVLADAVATFQCRSADRYYGGDHVIFLGAVEAYAYNRAEPLLFARGNFGHFVPGA, from the coding sequence ATGGTCGCCGTTTCGCAGAACCCCACCGAATTCGGAAATGAGCTGTCGAGCGACAGTTCCTCAATCGATCCGCGCGATTTTCGCAATGCGCTCGGATCTTTTGCTACCGGCGTCACGGTAATCACGGCGGCGACGTCGGATGGCCAGCAAGCAGGGCTGACCTGCAATTCGTTCGCATCGGTTTCGCTCAATCCGCCGCTAGTACTCTGGAGCCTGGTAAGTTATTCGCCGAGCATGAGCATTTTTCAGAACGCGAGCCATTTTGCAGTCAACGTGCTCGGCGCGTCACAGCAAACGCTGGCAACGCAGTTTGCCACGCGCGCCGAGGACAAGTTCGCCGGGGTGTCGTGGCAGCCTGGTCTGGGCAATGCGCCTGTCCTTGCCGATGCCGTTGCCACATTCCAGTGCCGTAGCGCCGACCGCTATTACGGCGGCGACCATGTAATTTTCCTTGGTGCGGTGGAGGCTTATGCGTACAACCGTGCTGAGCCGCTGCTCTTTGCACGCGGGAATTTTGGTCACTTCGTTCCCGGGGCGTGA
- a CDS encoding acyl-CoA dehydrogenase family protein translates to MLQRAHALVPKLRERAAKTEEMRRLPPETEKELHEAGLFRILQPKRVGGSELDYVALVDFADVVALADASVAWNLANLASHHWMLGMFDERAQDLIWKDNADALIASSFVFPAGRATKVAGGYKLSGRWPFSSGVDSSAWNMLAGIVSSDDDADGVEYRVFLLKQDDYKILDTWNSTGLKGTGSNDVEAKDVFVPDHMTLAVRDVAGGATPGSTANPGPLYALPVFALFPFVLSGAALGNAQACLDDYIDIARHRASTYNRAKLGDLQTTQIKIAEASAKIDAARLIMRRTCIDAMADARRGDVPMLAEKTRYRRDGAYAVNLCTEAVSLLFSASGARGLYTTGALQRQFRDAHAINAHIAFSFDAAGTNYGRVALDLPSENLTL, encoded by the coding sequence ATGTTGCAGCGGGCCCATGCGCTTGTTCCAAAGTTGCGCGAGCGTGCCGCTAAGACCGAGGAAATGCGGCGTCTCCCCCCAGAGACTGAGAAAGAGCTTCACGAGGCTGGCTTGTTCAGGATTCTACAGCCCAAGCGGGTCGGAGGCTCGGAGCTAGACTACGTCGCGCTGGTCGACTTCGCCGACGTTGTTGCGCTGGCCGATGCTTCTGTTGCATGGAATCTTGCAAACTTGGCGAGCCATCACTGGATGCTCGGCATGTTCGACGAACGGGCACAGGATCTGATCTGGAAAGACAATGCCGATGCTCTCATCGCATCGTCATTTGTGTTTCCGGCTGGCCGCGCCACCAAGGTGGCGGGGGGATATAAACTGTCTGGCCGTTGGCCATTTTCCTCGGGTGTGGATTCGAGCGCCTGGAATATGCTCGCAGGTATTGTGTCGTCTGATGACGACGCGGATGGCGTCGAGTACCGGGTGTTTCTGCTCAAGCAGGATGACTACAAGATTCTCGATACGTGGAATTCAACCGGCCTGAAGGGGACGGGATCGAACGACGTCGAGGCCAAGGATGTGTTTGTTCCCGACCATATGACGCTTGCGGTCAGGGATGTCGCCGGTGGCGCGACGCCGGGCAGCACCGCAAATCCCGGCCCGCTTTACGCGCTGCCTGTATTCGCGTTGTTTCCGTTTGTCCTCTCAGGCGCTGCGCTTGGTAACGCACAGGCGTGTCTGGACGACTACATCGATATCGCCCGGCATCGGGCCTCCACCTACAACCGGGCCAAGCTCGGTGATTTGCAGACGACGCAAATCAAGATTGCCGAAGCCTCGGCCAAGATCGATGCAGCGCGTCTCATCATGCGGCGGACTTGTATTGACGCCATGGCCGACGCCCGGCGTGGAGACGTTCCGATGCTTGCGGAGAAGACGAGGTACCGGCGGGACGGGGCCTACGCCGTTAATCTGTGTACGGAAGCCGTTTCGTTGCTGTTTTCAGCAAGTGGCGCGCGTGGTCTTTACACCACCGGCGCACTTCAACGGCAGTTTCGGGACGCGCATGCGATCAACGCGCATATTGCGTTCAGCTTCGACGCAGCTGGGACGAACTACGGCCGCGTCGCGCTCGATTTGCCGTCTGAAAATCTGACCCTTTAA
- a CDS encoding branched-chain amino acid ABC transporter permease produces the protein MTRLLPWIALVAFASVPLWLKDPYLLNAFVTTGIFIIAAMSLNLLLGYTGQLSLGHVAFFGIGAYTSALTALGFDIELIGGIRIVHEPWPVWLGFIIAILFTGLCGYVVGKLSFRVRGAYFVIVTISFAEVVRLVALNWVELTQGPLALTSIPPLTLGLPGIGYFDFFSKQSNYYLVLGVVVISYIIISRLVNSRIGRAMVALKENESLAVSVGIDVTRYLVLAAVVSAGIAGAAGSLYAHYLKIIDPDVFLFLYTVTMVIMVITGGKGTLAGPLVGGLIFGFIPVVARSFAAPEIQWILYGLFMILIVFVLPQGIVPAIEKWFGVDETKDSVGAPKAKTQDVP, from the coding sequence ATGACGCGGCTTCTCCCCTGGATCGCGCTGGTCGCGTTCGCATCAGTTCCGTTGTGGCTCAAGGATCCTTATCTCCTGAATGCCTTCGTCACGACGGGCATATTCATCATCGCGGCGATGAGTCTCAACCTGCTGCTGGGCTACACCGGGCAGTTGAGTCTCGGTCACGTCGCCTTTTTCGGAATCGGTGCCTATACAAGCGCGTTGACGGCACTTGGCTTCGATATCGAACTGATCGGCGGCATCCGCATCGTTCATGAGCCCTGGCCGGTCTGGCTCGGCTTTATCATCGCAATTCTGTTCACTGGCCTTTGTGGTTATGTTGTCGGGAAGCTCTCGTTTCGAGTCCGCGGCGCCTACTTCGTCATCGTGACGATCAGCTTCGCTGAGGTCGTGCGGCTGGTGGCGCTGAACTGGGTGGAGTTGACCCAAGGTCCGCTGGCATTGACCTCCATTCCGCCCTTGACGCTCGGGCTTCCAGGGATCGGCTACTTTGATTTTTTCAGCAAACAATCGAATTACTATCTGGTCCTCGGCGTCGTTGTTATCTCATACATCATCATTAGCCGCCTGGTGAATTCAAGGATCGGGCGCGCGATGGTCGCGTTGAAGGAGAATGAGTCGCTGGCGGTTTCCGTCGGCATCGACGTGACGCGCTACCTCGTGCTGGCGGCAGTTGTTTCAGCTGGTATTGCCGGCGCAGCGGGAAGTCTGTACGCGCACTATCTGAAGATCATCGATCCCGATGTCTTCCTCTTCCTCTACACCGTCACCATGGTGATCATGGTGATTACCGGGGGTAAGGGCACGCTGGCTGGGCCTCTCGTCGGTGGATTGATTTTCGGTTTCATCCCGGTGGTGGCGCGGTCGTTCGCGGCTCCGGAAATCCAGTGGATCCTCTATGGGTTGTTCATGATCCTGATCGTGTTCGTGTTGCCGCAGGGCATCGTCCCGGCCATTGAGAAATGGTTCGGCGTCGATGAAACGAAGGATTCTGTCGGCGCGCCGAAAGCCAAGACGCAGGATGTGCCATGA
- a CDS encoding Gfo/Idh/MocA family protein — protein sequence MIRAAVVGLGWWGQTIASNLATSDIVKPVLGIDPLEPMRAKGAALGLETSARFEDALARPDIEAVILCTPQDHHAGQIEAAARSGRHVFCEKPLCTTAVDAERAIAAVKTAKVQLGIGHERRFEPAVIEMRQRLADGEFGNALVLEGNFSQDKFLNLPPDNWRLSNKVNPVGPLSATGIHLVDLSIAILGKPTHVWARLATLGSRFANGDTLSVTIGFESGTTATLNAVLATPFMGRLALLGSKGWMEIRDRTHPENPTGWDVTRVVRDQPPETAYYQPHPAVRDNLEAFGRAALGGPSYPVSHGEMLTNVRTFEAIQCSAKSGSIEPV from the coding sequence ATGATCCGGGCCGCCGTTGTCGGGCTGGGATGGTGGGGACAAACCATCGCCAGCAATCTCGCGACCAGCGATATCGTCAAGCCTGTGCTGGGCATCGATCCGCTTGAGCCGATGCGCGCGAAGGGTGCTGCATTGGGGCTTGAAACATCTGCGCGCTTTGAAGATGCACTGGCTCGGCCCGATATCGAGGCGGTCATCCTCTGCACCCCGCAGGACCATCACGCCGGCCAGATCGAAGCCGCCGCCCGATCGGGACGTCACGTGTTTTGCGAAAAGCCGCTTTGCACCACAGCCGTCGATGCCGAGCGCGCCATTGCCGCGGTCAAAACCGCAAAGGTTCAACTGGGCATCGGCCATGAACGGCGCTTCGAGCCGGCCGTGATCGAAATGCGTCAGCGGCTGGCCGACGGCGAATTTGGCAACGCACTCGTGCTTGAGGGCAATTTCAGTCAGGACAAATTTCTCAACCTGCCACCCGACAACTGGCGCCTATCAAACAAGGTCAATCCCGTCGGCCCCTTGTCGGCAACCGGCATTCATCTGGTGGATCTGTCGATTGCGATCCTCGGGAAGCCCACCCATGTTTGGGCCCGTCTGGCGACTCTCGGAAGCCGTTTCGCAAACGGTGATACGCTCTCGGTAACCATTGGTTTCGAAAGCGGTACGACGGCGACACTGAACGCGGTTCTTGCCACGCCGTTCATGGGCCGTCTTGCGCTGCTTGGATCAAAGGGATGGATGGAGATCCGCGACCGGACTCATCCCGAGAATCCGACCGGCTGGGACGTTACCCGCGTTGTCCGCGATCAGCCGCCGGAAACGGCCTATTATCAGCCTCATCCGGCAGTGCGAGACAATCTGGAAGCGTTCGGGCGGGCAGCGCTCGGCGGCCCTTCCTATCCCGTATCTCACGGCGAGATGCTCACCAACGTCCGGACGTTCGAGGCCATTCAGTGCTCAGCGAAGAGCGGCAGCATTGAGCCGGTTTGA
- a CDS encoding ABC transporter ATP-binding protein, whose translation MQVQAAKALPALSIEHIAVHFGGLVAISDLNFVVNEGEVVSLIGPNGAGKTTAFNVITGFLRPTKGEVRYRGVSLNNLKPHEVTSLGLVRTFQRTSVFQSVSVFENVMIGLHRRGRSRLWDTLLALPRERESEKELRTRAAEILALVGIERRSREMAGSLAYGDQRLLGVALALAADPSMLLLDEPVSGMNATETARFMQLLDRLRGLGVTILLVEHDMPMVMGVSDRIVVLNYGRIIAEGPPSAIQGNPEVIRAYLGQGAKKRARD comes from the coding sequence ATGCAGGTTCAAGCAGCTAAGGCGCTACCGGCGCTTTCGATCGAGCATATCGCCGTTCATTTCGGCGGGCTCGTTGCGATCTCGGACCTGAACTTCGTCGTCAATGAAGGCGAAGTTGTCAGCCTGATTGGCCCGAACGGTGCCGGCAAGACGACGGCTTTCAACGTCATCACGGGGTTTCTGCGGCCGACCAAAGGCGAGGTCCGCTATCGCGGAGTGTCCTTGAACAATCTGAAGCCGCATGAGGTCACGTCGTTGGGTCTGGTGCGGACCTTTCAGCGAACCAGCGTGTTTCAGAGCGTCAGCGTGTTCGAAAACGTCATGATCGGCTTGCATCGCCGCGGCCGCTCGCGGCTGTGGGACACTCTGCTGGCGTTGCCGCGGGAGCGTGAGTCCGAAAAGGAATTGCGGACAAGGGCTGCCGAAATCCTTGCGCTGGTCGGTATTGAACGCCGCTCGCGCGAAATGGCAGGTTCGCTCGCTTATGGTGATCAGCGGCTTCTGGGTGTCGCGTTGGCGCTGGCCGCAGATCCTTCGATGCTGCTGCTGGATGAGCCGGTCTCCGGCATGAATGCGACGGAGACGGCGCGGTTTATGCAACTCCTCGATCGGTTGCGCGGCCTCGGTGTCACGATCCTGCTCGTGGAGCATGACATGCCCATGGTAATGGGCGTGTCGGATCGCATTGTCGTCTTGAACTACGGGCGGATCATCGCCGAGGGCCCACCTTCGGCGATTCAGGGTAATCCAGAAGTCATTCGTGCTTATCTCGGGCAAGGAGCCAAGAAACGTGCTAGAGATTAG
- a CDS encoding NAD(P)-dependent oxidoreductase encodes MDKSVGIIGIGIMGTAMASNLCQAGFNVVGYDPIPAACARLEDSGGRVLASPRAVAEAAPIIIMSLPKAEALTDVIGGAEGIVQAAGTGQIVIECSTLPMNIKQAAFDEMERHGKILLDCPISGTGAQAVNKDLVILGSGDKDAFERCAAVFAGMSRVQHYLGPFGRGSVMKYIANHLVTIHNVAAAEAMVLGIKAGIDPALVYDTLADSAGTSRMFQMRGPLMRDENYDAPTATIRMQLKDIGIIDAFADSLDCALPVYAAASKIYQAGAALGRREQDTAAVCAVLETMHGIDRKKLTS; translated from the coding sequence ATGGACAAGAGCGTTGGCATCATCGGCATTGGTATCATGGGCACCGCCATGGCGAGCAACCTGTGTCAGGCTGGCTTTAACGTCGTCGGTTATGACCCCATCCCCGCAGCCTGTGCGCGCCTGGAAGATTCAGGTGGCCGGGTGCTGGCCTCGCCGCGCGCGGTGGCCGAGGCTGCACCCATTATCATCATGTCACTGCCCAAAGCCGAAGCCCTGACGGATGTGATCGGTGGAGCCGAAGGCATCGTTCAGGCGGCGGGAACCGGTCAGATCGTCATTGAATGTTCGACGCTGCCGATGAACATCAAGCAAGCAGCCTTCGATGAAATGGAAAGGCACGGCAAGATACTGCTCGATTGCCCGATCAGTGGCACCGGCGCGCAGGCCGTCAACAAAGACCTCGTCATTCTGGGCAGTGGCGACAAGGACGCTTTCGAGCGTTGCGCGGCGGTCTTCGCCGGCATGTCACGCGTCCAGCATTACCTCGGGCCATTCGGGCGAGGCAGCGTGATGAAGTACATCGCCAATCATCTCGTCACGATCCATAACGTGGCGGCGGCGGAAGCCATGGTCCTCGGAATCAAGGCCGGGATTGATCCGGCGCTGGTCTACGATACGCTTGCAGACAGCGCTGGTACGTCGCGCATGTTCCAGATGCGCGGTCCCTTGATGCGCGATGAGAATTATGACGCGCCGACAGCCACGATCCGGATGCAGCTCAAGGACATCGGGATCATCGACGCTTTCGCGGACAGCCTTGATTGCGCGCTGCCGGTCTACGCGGCTGCATCGAAGATCTATCAGGCGGGCGCTGCACTTGGTCGCAGAGAACAGGATACTGCGGCCGTGTGCGCCGTGCTTGAAACCATGCACGGAATTGACCGGAAGAAATTGACGTCGTAG
- a CDS encoding 3-keto-5-aminohexanoate cleavage protein: MADLTIMVAPNGARKGHAEHPSLPLTADALATDARACQAAGAQAIHMHVRDDNGRHTLDASRYLAATEAVRRTTGPEFVVQITTEAVGMFKPHEQIAVVRAVRPEAVSIATKELIPDAAMEAKAAELYRWAYEQRIAVQHIVYAATEFDHLLDLIERGIIPGKRHSVIFPLGRYAADQESDPAELAPFVAKVRDSGGAARFDWWVCAFGASETASLVAAAAMGGHCRIGFENSFLNADGARAGSNAERVSDLRAALSGIRRPRSSRAEILRALGRPD, encoded by the coding sequence ATGGCCGATCTCACAATCATGGTCGCGCCGAACGGCGCGCGCAAAGGCCACGCCGAACATCCCAGCCTGCCCCTCACGGCCGACGCGCTCGCAACCGACGCGCGCGCATGTCAGGCCGCCGGTGCGCAGGCCATTCACATGCACGTCCGCGACGACAATGGCCGGCATACGCTCGATGCGTCACGTTATCTGGCTGCGACCGAAGCTGTGCGACGGACGACGGGGCCTGAATTCGTGGTCCAGATCACGACGGAAGCGGTCGGCATGTTCAAGCCGCACGAACAGATTGCCGTAGTGCGGGCAGTGCGACCCGAAGCGGTCAGCATTGCGACGAAGGAATTGATCCCGGACGCGGCAATGGAGGCTAAGGCGGCGGAGCTGTATCGTTGGGCTTACGAGCAGCGCATTGCGGTTCAGCACATCGTCTATGCCGCGACTGAATTCGATCATCTGCTCGATCTCATCGAGCGCGGAATCATCCCAGGTAAACGTCATTCGGTGATTTTCCCGCTCGGCCGCTATGCAGCGGACCAGGAAAGCGATCCTGCAGAACTTGCTCCATTCGTTGCGAAGGTTCGGGACAGCGGAGGCGCGGCGCGTTTCGACTGGTGGGTTTGCGCTTTCGGTGCGTCGGAGACTGCGTCACTGGTCGCGGCTGCGGCGATGGGCGGGCACTGCAGAATCGGATTCGAAAACAGCTTTCTCAATGCGGACGGCGCCCGTGCCGGGAGCAACGCGGAACGTGTTTCTGATCTACGCGCAGCATTGAGCGGAATTCGTCGCCCGCGCTCATCGCGAGCCGAGATTCTGAGAGCGTTGGGCCGGCCCGACTGA
- a CDS encoding VOC family protein, giving the protein MHFYGRSVIYRVINQKDAVKSRECNMKVLGFNHLSIGAKDLEESARFYQTVLGMELIPTYNFGFKTKYLRCGDLQLHLFELEDCIPVYQHFALDVDDFHAAYEKAKAIGALDSKAFRNPVNELPDGCVQMYLRDPAGNLVEIDWPDVATLDRSRIPEMKLLSEFATQDDEGLKASLYLDRPHIKPNAPRKAAAR; this is encoded by the coding sequence TTGCATTTCTATGGACGTAGCGTTATTTATCGGGTGATAAATCAAAAAGACGCGGTCAAATCTCGGGAGTGCAACATGAAGGTTCTCGGTTTCAATCATCTTTCCATCGGTGCGAAGGATCTGGAAGAGTCGGCTCGCTTCTATCAAACCGTCCTTGGCATGGAGCTCATCCCGACTTACAATTTTGGTTTCAAGACCAAATACTTGCGGTGCGGAGATCTTCAGCTTCATCTGTTCGAACTTGAAGATTGCATTCCGGTTTATCAGCACTTCGCGCTCGACGTGGACGATTTTCACGCAGCGTATGAGAAGGCGAAAGCGATCGGCGCGCTGGATTCCAAGGCCTTCCGCAATCCTGTCAACGAGTTGCCGGACGGCTGCGTGCAGATGTATCTGCGCGACCCTGCCGGAAACCTGGTCGAAATCGACTGGCCAGATGTGGCCACACTGGATCGTTCGCGGATTCCGGAAATGAAGCTGCTGTCCGAATTCGCAACCCAAGATGACGAAGGATTGAAAGCGTCGCTCTACCTCGATCGGCCGCACATCAAGCCGAACGCTCCCAGAAAAGCAGCGGCGCGATAA
- a CDS encoding ABC transporter ATP-binding protein, producing MLEISDLICRYGKVEAIKGISLSIKQGQLVALIGANGAGKSTTLRSISGILPSASGRMMFEGEDITRCSAREILARGIAHCPEGRRVFPDMTVEENLDMGAYLRRDADGVAEDCDRVFTQFPRLAERRNQVAGTLSGGEQQMLAIGRAIMSKPKLMMFDEPSLGLAPNIVEQVFEIIDGIRKSGTTILMVEQNAYSALDMCDYAYLMEAGSIVLSGRGEELIDNEHIRKAYLGG from the coding sequence GTGCTAGAGATTAGCGATCTCATTTGCCGCTATGGCAAAGTTGAAGCCATCAAGGGCATCTCTCTGTCGATCAAGCAGGGGCAGCTTGTCGCGCTGATCGGCGCGAACGGCGCCGGTAAGAGCACGACGTTGCGCTCAATTTCCGGAATTTTGCCTTCGGCGTCCGGCCGCATGATGTTTGAGGGAGAAGACATCACGCGCTGTTCGGCGCGGGAAATTCTTGCACGAGGTATTGCCCATTGTCCCGAGGGACGGCGGGTGTTTCCGGACATGACGGTCGAGGAGAATCTCGACATGGGCGCGTATCTGAGGCGCGACGCCGATGGCGTTGCCGAAGACTGTGACCGTGTCTTCACGCAGTTTCCTCGGCTCGCGGAACGCCGCAATCAAGTTGCAGGAACACTGTCCGGTGGTGAACAGCAGATGCTTGCGATCGGTCGCGCGATCATGTCCAAGCCGAAACTCATGATGTTCGATGAGCCATCGCTTGGGCTCGCGCCCAATATTGTGGAACAAGTGTTCGAGATCATCGACGGCATCCGCAAGTCAGGCACCACCATTCTGATGGTTGAGCAGAATGCCTATTCCGCGCTGGATATGTGCGACTACGCATATCTGATGGAGGCGGGGTCTATCGTTCTGTCTGGACGCGGCGAAGAGCTCATCGACAATGAGCATATCCGCAAGGCCTATCTGGGTGGGTGA